A part of Desulfobacter sp. genomic DNA contains:
- a CDS encoding GAF domain-containing protein → MTKEGERKFNLEQFRSISHAISTYDDLDLLLKHITEGVTRTFKIKGCCTLILDEKEQQMFIVSSHGISRDYLDKGPIFIDNKHTALVKGEPVYIENMQTDPRVQYPREAEKENIVSMLSIPIKFKNTVTGVLRMYHHAPLAIDHQDVESLGVLLEHLGVVIENNGLNHFIEHFKVAMNNLPPRLLD, encoded by the coding sequence ATGACCAAAGAGGGAGAACGCAAGTTTAATCTGGAACAATTTCGATCCATCAGCCATGCCATTTCAACCTACGATGACCTGGACCTGCTGCTGAAGCATATCACGGAAGGGGTCACCCGGACCTTTAAGATAAAAGGGTGCTGCACCCTTATCCTGGACGAAAAGGAGCAGCAGATGTTCATTGTCAGCAGCCACGGCATCAGCAGGGACTATCTGGACAAGGGGCCGATCTTTATTGACAACAAACATACGGCCCTTGTCAAAGGGGAACCGGTTTATATTGAAAATATGCAGACCGATCCCAGGGTGCAGTATCCCCGGGAAGCCGAAAAGGAAAATATTGTTTCAATGCTCTCCATCCCCATCAAATTCAAAAATACGGTCACCGGGGTTCTGCGCATGTATCACCACGCCCCCCTGGCCATAGACCACCAGGATGTGGAGTCCCTGGGCGTATTGCTGGAGCACCTTGGGGTGGTCATTGAAAATAACGGGCTGAATCATTTTATCGAGCATTTTAAAGTGGCCATGAATAATTTGCCGCCCCGGCTTCTGGATTGA
- a CDS encoding protein kinase produces the protein MEKHRIRDTSDFYSIDKGDILLVDGQEFKVIGHAKEQRFGIEDPKFWVKKVINLNTRDIQYIKLAFFETFQTNLGGVNINCFRSPEKEGKILELVDGHSLFMQGKTVFDPKGNNIRILDVVRGQNLLQYLGNFNDLSYEAYFRTILPGILRKLSTAFEAISFLHRNGFKHGDIRNDHLFVERTTGNYVWIDFDYDYETTENPFSLDIFGLGNILTYTIGKGFHTAYMMRNDKETYGEVLSRLTADDFSVLDQRRLVNLKKLYPVIPSTMNNILMHFSKKTEIFYERVDEIIEDINRCVQAFDEF, from the coding sequence ATGGAAAAACATCGAATACGTGATACCAGTGATTTTTATTCCATAGACAAGGGCGATATTCTCCTTGTGGACGGGCAGGAGTTTAAGGTCATCGGCCATGCAAAAGAACAGCGGTTCGGCATTGAGGATCCCAAATTCTGGGTGAAAAAGGTGATAAACCTGAACACCCGGGACATACAATATATTAAGCTGGCTTTTTTCGAAACCTTTCAGACGAATCTGGGGGGGGTGAATATCAACTGCTTCAGGAGTCCGGAAAAAGAAGGTAAAATCCTTGAACTGGTTGACGGCCATTCCCTGTTTATGCAGGGGAAGACCGTTTTTGACCCCAAGGGGAACAATATCAGGATTCTGGATGTTGTCAGGGGGCAGAATCTGCTGCAATACCTGGGCAACTTCAATGATCTGTCCTATGAGGCATATTTCAGGACCATCCTGCCCGGTATCCTCCGCAAGCTGTCCACGGCCTTTGAGGCCATCAGCTTTTTGCACCGGAACGGTTTCAAACACGGGGATATACGAAACGATCACCTGTTTGTGGAGAGGACAACGGGCAATTATGTCTGGATTGATTTTGACTATGATTACGAAACAACGGAAAATCCGTTCAGCCTGGATATTTTCGGCCTGGGAAACATTCTGACCTACACCATCGGCAAAGGCTTTCACACCGCCTATATGATGCGAAACGATAAAGAGACCTATGGGGAGGTACTCAGCCGTTTGACGGCAGATGACTTTTCCGTTCTGGACCAGCGCCGGCTGGTTAATCTTAAAAAATTATACCCTGTTATTCCCAGTACCATGAATAATATCCTGATGCATTTTTCAAAAAAGACCGAAATTTTTTACGAACGGGTGGATGAAATCATTGAGGACATCAACAGGTGTGTTCAGGCGTTTGATGAATTTTAG
- a CDS encoding universal stress protein: MKTSILIAVNDSFSSKAALEYFKTLHFSPGSIHVTLVHVFRKPAAGDELMGKKFMKEQPARYLALLEKAKLSLVINGLSQEDVEIKIVNEPCETVADGIIEEYKKGEYSMVVIGRRKKSKAEEFVKGDLCIKLVRELEGVAILAVKTN; the protein is encoded by the coding sequence ATGAAAACTTCCATACTAATCGCAGTTAACGATTCCTTCAGTTCAAAAGCCGCATTGGAATATTTTAAAACCCTGCATTTCAGCCCGGGAAGCATCCATGTCACCCTGGTTCATGTTTTCCGGAAACCCGCTGCCGGTGATGAACTGATGGGTAAAAAATTCATGAAAGAGCAGCCGGCCAGATACCTTGCCCTGCTTGAAAAGGCAAAACTGTCTTTGGTCATCAACGGCCTGTCCCAGGAGGATGTCGAGATTAAAATAGTTAATGAACCCTGTGAAACCGTTGCGGACGGAATCATAGAAGAGTATAAAAAGGGGGAATATTCCATGGTCGTCATCGGCCGGAGGAAAAAATCAAAAGCAGAAGAGTTTGTAAAGGGCGATCTTTGCATCAAGCTTGTTCGGGAGTTGGAAGGGGTTGCCATATTGGCTGTGAAAACAAACTGA